The following are encoded together in the Phaseolus vulgaris cultivar G19833 chromosome 9, P. vulgaris v2.0, whole genome shotgun sequence genome:
- the LOC137822633 gene encoding uncharacterized protein yields MEAVFEKLNAFTKSGQDFLDGVFRRRNPIEILKRLQREAFSDIMKLRDRQEKVERILSFYQSTKGGPFQDTITHVRGQLDFLGSLLVLSDVNQQNLDVVDKCGIRTGVDSRFIFETTIGEKCSGAAEFVATHGGREHCDEKPLSLSKLSLTANVNDWFSLVAMPVGARGRDVAIASNSFDQVGKGFTDFSYFGPPLLHLHNGTAIGLTLRKSNVIASLAQHVTGMQILHTSSTFGQLVYQFSRGTKLSILGLHRMPLSSNKLGNFGVFTIPIVLSKQKEVSEAAPEVLPTKGTRTLGGSIALMAESEIDGFRKLGGWFEMNKLNPQSVQFGVTICDDSEDSLGWGISLSRFIVNSANEAHFQAESYLKFNMGNKFCLKPGVVLGTDGKSKIAALMLQSNWSL; encoded by the exons ATGGAAGCAGTGTTTGAGAAACTCAATGCCTTCACCAAATCTGGCCAGGACTTTCTTGACGGCGTTTTTCGTCGCCGCAATCCG ATTGAAATCCTCAAACGGTTGCAGAGAGAAGCGTTTTCCGATATTATGAAACTCAGAGACAGGCAAGAGAAGGTTGAGCGGATCCTCTCTTTCTATCAGTCCACCAAAGGGGGGCCCTTTCAAGATACCATCACTCACGTGAGAGGTCAGCTGGACTTTTTGGGTTCACTGTTGGTGCTGAGTGATGTTAATCAGCAGAACTTAGATGTTGTAGATAAGTGTGGAATCAGAACAGGGGTTGATTCCAGGTTCATTTTTGAAACAACAATTGGGGAGAAGTGTTCTGGTGCTGCTGAGTTTGTGGCCACTCATGGAGGCAGGGAACATTGTGATGAAAagcctctctctctctccaagctTAGTTTAACAGCAAATGTCAATGATTGGTTCTCTTTGGTTGCTATGCCTGTAGGTGCCCGAGgcagagatgttgcaattgctTCCAATTCTTTTGATCAG GTTGGAAAAGGGTTTACAGATTTTTCCTATTTTGGGCCTCCTCTTCTCCACTTGCACAATGGCACTGCTATAGGCTTAACTCTGCGAAAGTCTAATGTTATTGCTTCATTGGCTCAACACGTAACTGGTATGCAAATTCTACATACATCTAGCACCTTTGGGCAACTTGTGTATCAATTTTCTAGAGGAACAAAACTGTCTATTTTGGGTCTTCACCGCATGCCTTTATCATCAAATAAACTTGGAAATTTTGGTGTTTTTACCATTCCAATAGTATTGTCAAAGCAAAAGGAAGTTTCTGAGGCAGCACCTGAAGTATTGCCAACAAAGGGAACACGCACTTTGGGTGGTTCTATTGCCTTGATGGCGGAGTCCGAAATTGATGGTTTTAGAAAACTTGGAGGTTGGTTTGAGATGAACAAATTAAATCCACAATCTGTACAATTTGGTGTAACCATATGTGATGATTCGGAAGATTCATTAGGCTGGGGAATAAGTCTCAGTAGATTCATAGTAAATTCAGCAAATGAGGCTCATTTTCAGGCTGAATCCTACCTAAAATTTAACATGGGTAATAAATTTTGCTTGAAGCCAGGTGTTGTATTGGGAACAGATGGGAAATCTAAAATAGCTGCTTTAATGCTTCAATCTAATTGGTCCCTTTGA